From Streptomonospora salina, the proteins below share one genomic window:
- a CDS encoding acyl-CoA dehydrogenase family protein: MDFDLSATARDRLAELQSFMDEHVYPAEPVYHRQRAEAGRDSHELPPVVEDLKAEARRRGLWNLFLPDVGGLSVTDYAPLAELTGRSPNLAPQALNCSAPDTGNMEVLHMFGTAQQRERWLDPLLDGRIRSAFAMTEPDVASSDAANIATSIVRDGDDYVVNGRKWWISGAADPRCEIFVVMGKTDPDGPAHRQQSMILVPRDTPGLEIVRSLPVFGYQDQEGHCELRFTDVRVPAANLVSGEGEGFAIAQARLGPGRIHHCMRALGMAERALELMVARAEQREAFGKPLAAQGVVQQQIAESRLAIEQARLLVLKTAWLIDNHGTKQARTEISAIKVAAPRVAVDVLDRAIQVHGGAGVGDDFPLAEMYAGARAMRIFDGPDEVHLRSLARREGKRHG; this comes from the coding sequence ATGGACTTCGATCTCAGCGCCACCGCCCGCGACCGCCTGGCCGAACTGCAGTCGTTCATGGACGAGCACGTCTACCCGGCCGAGCCCGTCTACCACCGCCAGCGTGCCGAAGCCGGACGGGACAGCCACGAACTCCCGCCCGTTGTGGAGGACCTGAAGGCCGAGGCGCGCCGCCGCGGCCTGTGGAACCTCTTCCTGCCCGACGTGGGCGGTCTGAGCGTCACCGACTACGCCCCGCTGGCCGAACTGACCGGCCGCTCCCCGAATCTGGCCCCGCAGGCGCTGAACTGCTCGGCGCCCGACACCGGCAACATGGAGGTGCTGCACATGTTCGGCACCGCCCAGCAGCGGGAGCGGTGGCTGGATCCCCTGCTGGACGGGCGCATCCGCTCGGCGTTCGCCATGACCGAACCCGACGTGGCCTCCTCCGACGCCGCGAACATCGCCACGTCCATCGTCCGCGACGGCGACGACTACGTCGTCAACGGCCGCAAGTGGTGGATCAGCGGTGCCGCCGACCCCCGCTGCGAGATCTTCGTCGTGATGGGCAAGACCGACCCCGACGGCCCCGCGCACCGCCAGCAGTCGATGATCCTGGTGCCCCGCGACACGCCCGGGCTGGAGATCGTGCGCTCCCTGCCCGTGTTCGGCTACCAGGACCAGGAGGGCCACTGCGAGCTGCGGTTCACCGACGTGCGGGTGCCCGCCGCCAACCTCGTCTCCGGGGAAGGCGAAGGCTTCGCGATCGCGCAGGCGCGGCTGGGCCCGGGCCGCATCCACCACTGCATGCGGGCCCTGGGGATGGCCGAGCGCGCGCTGGAGCTCATGGTGGCCCGCGCCGAGCAGCGGGAGGCCTTCGGCAAGCCGCTCGCCGCCCAGGGCGTGGTCCAGCAGCAGATCGCCGAGTCGCGGCTGGCCATCGAGCAGGCGCGGCTACTCGTCCTCAAGACGGCCTGGCTGATCGACAACCACGGCACCAAGCAGGCGCGCACCGAGATCTCGGCGATCAAGGTGGCGGCGCCGCGGGTGGCGGTGGACGTGCTGGACCGCGCCATCCAGGTGCACGGCGGCGCAGGCGTCGGCGACGACTTCCCGCTGGCCGAGATGTACGCCGGCGCACGCGCCATGCGGATCTTCGACGGCCCCGACGAGGTGCACCTGCGTTCGCTGGCCCGCCGGGAGGGCAAGCGGCACGGCTGA
- a CDS encoding HAD family hydrolase, with product MTVPDTPGPRAALFDLDGTLINSEPRSLQVWSRLLDMHNVAYDESTLHRFMGRRGADVLNEDPHLFPGVTWDVLLAELQMIQADPDLPPSEELPRSVAFLHRLHAQGVPFGLVTSAGRGWADIALERMGVLAMFRGLVTAADVAEGKPDPEGYLGGARLLGEDPARVVVFEDTPAGIEAGRRAGMRVVAITTTHGPAALSRADLVVDHLTEVDWPGIGRRARPEQ from the coding sequence ATGACGGTTCCCGACACTCCCGGGCCCCGCGCCGCCCTCTTCGACCTCGACGGGACGCTGATCAACAGCGAACCGCGCTCCCTGCAAGTGTGGTCGCGGCTGCTGGACATGCACAACGTCGCCTACGACGAGAGCACCCTGCACCGCTTCATGGGCCGCCGCGGCGCCGACGTGCTCAACGAGGACCCCCATCTCTTCCCGGGTGTCACCTGGGACGTGCTGCTGGCCGAGCTCCAGATGATCCAGGCCGACCCCGACCTGCCCCCGTCCGAAGAGCTGCCCCGGTCGGTGGCGTTCCTGCACCGCCTGCATGCCCAAGGGGTGCCGTTCGGCCTGGTGACGTCCGCGGGCCGCGGATGGGCCGACATCGCCCTGGAGCGGATGGGCGTGCTGGCGATGTTCCGCGGCCTGGTCACCGCAGCCGACGTCGCCGAGGGCAAGCCCGACCCGGAGGGCTACCTCGGCGGGGCCCGCCTCCTGGGCGAAGACCCCGCCCGCGTCGTGGTGTTCGAGGACACTCCCGCCGGTATCGAGGCGGGGCGGCGCGCCGGCATGCGCGTCGTCGCGATCACCACCACCCACGGGCCCGCGGCACTCAGCCGGGCCGACCTGGTCGTCGACCACCTCACCGAGGTCGACTGGCCCGGCATCGGCCGGCGGGCCCGACCCGAGCAGTAG
- a CDS encoding GntR family transcriptional regulator has translation MAIDPTSPVPKYAQLRDLLLDWVVETGLSVDDPIPSERELGERYGLSRMTVRQTVDLLVSEGKLYRVPGKGTFMARPKIEMSLALASFSEDMRARGFQPGAQDLVRRVLPASGGTARAMGLEPETPVHHIERLRTADGEPMAVERSNIPVDLAPGLDTHSLAGRSLYGVLEQEYGIILDSGEQTIEAGVCDPADAKLLGMPQGSPVLSMRRRSFANGRCVEMATSRYRADRYTLHSRLDPRRPGGS, from the coding sequence ATGGCGATCGATCCGACGAGCCCAGTCCCGAAGTATGCACAGCTCAGGGATCTGCTACTGGACTGGGTCGTGGAGACGGGCCTGTCGGTGGACGACCCGATCCCCTCCGAACGCGAACTCGGCGAACGCTACGGGCTGTCGCGCATGACGGTGCGCCAGACCGTCGACCTGCTGGTGTCGGAGGGCAAGCTCTACCGGGTCCCCGGCAAGGGCACGTTCATGGCCCGGCCCAAGATCGAGATGTCGCTGGCACTGGCGTCCTTCTCCGAGGACATGCGCGCCCGCGGGTTCCAACCCGGCGCCCAGGACCTCGTTCGCCGGGTGCTGCCCGCCAGCGGCGGCACCGCCCGGGCCATGGGGCTGGAGCCCGAGACCCCGGTGCACCACATCGAGCGTCTGCGCACCGCCGACGGCGAGCCGATGGCGGTGGAGCGGTCCAACATACCCGTCGACCTGGCACCCGGCCTCGACACCCATTCGCTGGCGGGCCGGTCGCTGTACGGGGTGCTGGAGCAGGAGTACGGGATCATCCTGGACTCCGGCGAGCAGACGATCGAGGCCGGCGTGTGCGACCCCGCCGACGCCAAGCTGCTGGGCATGCCCCAAGGCAGCCCGGTGCTGTCGATGCGGCGCCGCAGCTTCGCCAACGGCCGATGCGTCGAGATGGCGACGTCGCGGTACCGGGCCGACCGGTACACGCTGCATTCGCGCCTCGACCCCCGACGACCGGGCGGCTCCTGA
- a CDS encoding HAD family hydrolase: protein MATECRGIITDWGGVLTSPLRETITAWLADDGIDDARYRDVMRAWVQGAYGGGGVDGNPIHVLERGEIATPEFERLLAAELRLADGGAVPAEGLITRMFSGFHPVEEMYTALRQAREQRVRTCLLSNSWGNGYPRERFDEAFDAVVISGEVGMRKPEEAIFRHAVELAGLPPHECVFIDDIEHNVHAAVELGMVGILHRDPAETRDRLAETCGIELDPMPF from the coding sequence ATGGCCACCGAGTGCCGTGGAATCATCACCGACTGGGGCGGGGTCCTGACCTCCCCGCTGCGCGAGACCATCACCGCCTGGCTGGCCGACGACGGCATCGACGACGCCCGCTACCGCGACGTCATGCGCGCCTGGGTGCAGGGCGCGTACGGCGGAGGCGGCGTGGACGGCAACCCCATCCACGTGCTGGAACGCGGCGAGATCGCCACACCGGAGTTCGAACGGCTCCTCGCGGCCGAGCTGCGGCTGGCCGACGGCGGCGCGGTTCCGGCCGAGGGCCTGATCACGCGGATGTTCTCCGGCTTCCACCCGGTCGAGGAGATGTACACGGCCCTGCGCCAGGCCCGCGAGCAGCGGGTGCGCACCTGCCTGCTGTCCAACTCGTGGGGCAACGGCTACCCCCGCGAACGCTTCGACGAAGCCTTCGACGCCGTCGTCATCTCCGGCGAAGTGGGCATGCGCAAACCCGAGGAGGCGATCTTCCGGCACGCCGTCGAGCTGGCCGGCCTGCCGCCGCACGAGTGCGTGTTCATCGACGACATCGAGCACAACGTGCACGCGGCCGTCGAGCTGGGCATGGTCGGCATCCTGCACCGCGACCCCGCCGAGACGCGGGACCGGCTGGCCGAGACCTGCGGCATCGAACTGGACCCGATGCCCTTCTGA
- a CDS encoding glycoside hydrolase family 3 protein: MPFRSLPALLGSAVLLLVPALAACSPGSAPPAGSGGSGSPSSPGGDEAAELARERLSEMSVEEKIGQLMVLTAAGTTAEENAGPVSDYHPGGLIYFSENLSGPEQIAGMSNGLQDAAADSGAGVPLFLGIDQEQGMVARLPVGARFPDAMAVGATRDTAHAEALAGATAAELTALGINLDYAPVADTNTNPDNPVIGVRSFGSDPDLVAEMAGAEAAAFSEGGVVPVVKHFPGHGDTDTDSHTGLPVIDKPRQEWEREDLPPFRAAVDADVDAIMTAHVLMPELDDSGEPSTLSPDVIGGILREELGYDGIVTTDALNMEGVRQTHTDGEIAVRAVLAGADQLLMPPDPQAAFDALRSAVEEERISTERLDRSVLRILTTKAERGLFGADPADAGAAADAVGTPEHREAARSLAEDAVTLLRNRDGVLPLPEGASVSVAGSGAEEIGAGLRDLGYTVVSDPAAADAAVVGTRSARGDAEQRSPVSAAQAAGTPVVVVAQGDPYDIAEFDGVDGYLATYSSVEASRAAAARVLGGEVSPSGRLPVAIPGTDMEFGDGQSY; this comes from the coding sequence ATGCCGTTCCGTTCGCTGCCCGCGCTGCTGGGCTCCGCCGTCCTGCTGCTGGTCCCCGCCCTCGCGGCGTGCAGCCCGGGATCGGCTCCTCCCGCCGGATCCGGGGGATCCGGCTCCCCGTCCTCGCCCGGCGGCGACGAGGCGGCCGAACTGGCCCGGGAACGCCTGAGCGAGATGTCGGTCGAGGAGAAGATCGGCCAGTTGATGGTGCTGACGGCCGCGGGTACCACCGCCGAGGAGAACGCCGGACCGGTGTCGGACTACCACCCCGGCGGGCTCATCTACTTCTCGGAGAACCTCAGCGGACCGGAGCAGATCGCTGGCATGTCCAACGGCCTGCAGGACGCCGCGGCCGACAGCGGCGCCGGGGTTCCGCTGTTCCTGGGCATCGACCAGGAGCAGGGCATGGTGGCGCGGCTGCCGGTGGGCGCGCGCTTCCCCGACGCTATGGCGGTGGGCGCCACCCGCGACACCGCCCATGCCGAGGCGCTGGCCGGCGCGACCGCGGCCGAACTCACCGCGCTGGGCATCAACCTGGACTACGCGCCGGTCGCCGACACCAACACCAACCCCGACAACCCCGTGATCGGCGTCCGCTCGTTCGGTTCCGATCCCGACCTGGTCGCCGAGATGGCCGGGGCCGAGGCCGCCGCCTTCAGCGAAGGCGGCGTCGTACCGGTCGTCAAGCACTTCCCGGGCCACGGCGACACCGACACCGACAGCCACACCGGGCTGCCCGTGATCGACAAGCCGCGGCAGGAATGGGAGCGGGAGGACCTGCCGCCGTTCCGCGCCGCGGTAGACGCCGACGTCGACGCGATCATGACGGCGCACGTGCTCATGCCGGAACTCGACGATTCCGGCGAGCCGTCGACGCTGTCGCCCGACGTCATCGGCGGCATCCTGCGCGAAGAACTCGGCTACGACGGCATCGTCACCACCGACGCGCTGAATATGGAGGGTGTGCGCCAGACCCACACCGACGGCGAGATCGCGGTGCGCGCCGTGCTCGCCGGCGCCGACCAGCTGCTGATGCCGCCGGACCCGCAGGCGGCTTTCGACGCCCTGCGCAGCGCCGTGGAGGAGGAGCGCATCAGCACCGAGCGCCTGGACCGGTCGGTGCTGCGCATCCTCACCACCAAGGCCGAACGGGGCCTGTTCGGAGCCGACCCCGCCGACGCCGGGGCCGCCGCCGACGCAGTGGGTACCCCAGAGCACCGCGAGGCGGCCCGCAGCCTGGCCGAGGACGCGGTGACGCTGCTGCGCAACCGCGACGGCGTGCTGCCGCTGCCGGAAGGGGCGTCGGTCAGCGTGGCCGGGTCCGGCGCTGAGGAGATCGGCGCGGGCCTGCGGGATCTGGGCTACACGGTCGTCTCCGATCCCGCCGCGGCCGACGCCGCCGTTGTGGGCACACGGAGCGCCCGCGGCGACGCCGAGCAGCGGTCCCCCGTCTCCGCTGCGCAGGCCGCCGGAACGCCCGTGGTCGTGGTCGCCCAGGGCGATCCCTACGACATCGCCGAGTTCGACGGGGTCGACGGCTACCTCGCCACGTACTCGTCGGTCGAGGCCTCACGCGCGGCGGCGGCGCGGGTACTGGGGGGCGAGGTGTCGCCGTCGGGCCGGCTGCCGGTCGCGATCCCCGGCACCGACATGGAATTCGGGGACGGGCAGTCCTACTGA
- a CDS encoding DUF6912 family protein → MRIYLPSTFPRLAAVLDAGEVGGTPLTAYAVTERLAGPDTAADDEELEYEALSGAAAASLQLLREDPSAPRRRAVLAVEAPDTIVGPPPAGADHPAAVTVTGTVARTRIAAVHADEPEAEEAVAAAIADGGGSREDGGGSPAEGGGSPEDGGGSLEGHELLWFATQELAYLLGRD, encoded by the coding sequence ATGCGCATCTACCTGCCCAGCACGTTCCCCCGCCTCGCCGCCGTCCTCGACGCCGGCGAGGTCGGCGGGACGCCGCTGACCGCCTACGCCGTCACCGAGCGGCTGGCCGGCCCGGATACGGCCGCCGACGACGAAGAGCTGGAGTACGAGGCGCTGAGCGGCGCCGCCGCTGCGTCGCTGCAGCTGCTGCGCGAGGACCCTTCCGCGCCGCGCCGCCGCGCGGTGCTCGCCGTCGAGGCCCCCGACACGATCGTCGGCCCGCCGCCGGCCGGGGCCGACCACCCGGCCGCGGTCACCGTCACCGGCACGGTCGCCCGCACGCGCATCGCCGCCGTGCACGCCGACGAACCGGAGGCCGAAGAGGCCGTCGCGGCGGCGATCGCCGACGGCGGCGGCTCCCGGGAGGACGGCGGCGGTTCGCCGGCGGAGGGCGGCGGCTCCCCGGAGGACGGCGGCGGTTCGCTGGAGGGGCACGAGCTCCTCTGGTTCGCCACACAGGAGCTGGCCTACCTCCTCGGCCGCGACTGA
- a CDS encoding HPr family phosphocarrier protein, with amino-acid sequence MAQRRVTVQSEVGLHARPAALFVGAAAESDGEVTVAKGEGQAVSAKSILAVMGLDVRKGDEVVITADGDGAEQMLDRLAEIADAG; translated from the coding sequence GTGGCGCAACGCCGAGTCACAGTCCAGTCCGAGGTCGGCCTGCACGCCCGCCCCGCCGCCCTGTTCGTCGGGGCCGCCGCCGAATCCGACGGAGAGGTGACGGTCGCCAAGGGCGAGGGCCAGGCGGTGTCGGCCAAGAGCATCCTGGCCGTGATGGGTCTGGACGTCCGCAAGGGCGACGAGGTCGTCATCACCGCCGACGGCGACGGGGCCGAGCAGATGCTCGACCGGCTCGCCGAGATCGCCGACGCGGGCTGA
- a CDS encoding glucose PTS transporter subunit EIIB, which yields MADKAAAIVAGLGGADNIEDIEACITRLRTEVGDPGKIDEPALKAAGAHGVLVSGNVVQVVVGPEADSLTDDINDLLD from the coding sequence ATGGCCGACAAGGCAGCGGCGATCGTCGCCGGGCTCGGCGGCGCCGACAACATCGAGGACATCGAGGCGTGCATCACCCGGCTGCGCACCGAAGTCGGCGACCCGGGCAAGATCGACGAGCCGGCGCTCAAGGCCGCCGGCGCCCACGGAGTGCTCGTCTCAGGAAACGTCGTCCAGGTCGTAGTGGGGCCCGAGGCCGACTCGCTCACCGACGACATCAACGATCTGCTCGACTGA
- a CDS encoding PTS sugar transporter subunit IIA, with protein MLQVFAPVPGTAVPMSEVPDPVFAQGMVGPGAAVRPAARPQEAAAPISGRIAKLHPHAFMVLAASGHGVLVHLGIDTVKLDGAGFEKLVAEGDDVEAGTPVIRWDPAAVEAQGLSAVVPVAALEAEAAALGSTADGDVAAGDPLFTWS; from the coding sequence GTGCTCCAAGTGTTCGCTCCCGTCCCCGGGACCGCCGTTCCCATGTCGGAGGTTCCCGACCCCGTATTCGCCCAGGGCATGGTCGGCCCCGGTGCCGCCGTCCGGCCCGCCGCGCGGCCGCAGGAGGCCGCCGCGCCCATCAGCGGCCGGATCGCAAAGCTGCACCCGCACGCGTTCATGGTGCTCGCCGCGAGCGGGCACGGCGTGCTGGTGCACCTGGGCATCGACACGGTCAAGCTCGACGGTGCCGGTTTCGAGAAGCTCGTCGCCGAGGGCGACGACGTCGAGGCGGGCACCCCGGTCATCCGGTGGGACCCCGCCGCCGTCGAGGCACAGGGCCTGTCCGCGGTCGTTCCGGTCGCCGCGCTGGAGGCCGAGGCCGCCGCCCTCGGTTCGACCGCCGACGGCGACGTGGCCGCCGGCGATCCGCTGTTCACCTGGTCATGA
- the ptsP gene encoding phosphoenolpyruvate--protein phosphotransferase, whose translation MPQTLTGAGVSPGAGYGPARRLVREVPRPDPDARHDGDAAAEADRAVAAMEETARDLGERGEAAGGEAAEVLNAQALMARDPALADDVRKRVDAGAAAARAVSEAMAVYREMLAAAGEYMAARVADLDDVRERIVARLMGAPVPGIPESDVPFVLVAEDLAPADTATLDPERVVAFVTREGGPTSHTAILARSLGLPAVVACPGADTVTEGTRVLVDGATGDVSLEPEPGTVDAAVAASRARADAAARSSGPGRTADGHPVPLLANIGGPQDLPAALENGAEGVGLYRTEFLFLDRSDAPGHDEQVAAYRSVLEAFPGGRVVVRTLDAGADKPLEFLESGGQQEPNPALGERGLRMMRRLPETLDAQLAALAEAERDTGAYLQVMAPMVTDAADAEWFAAAAAASGVAHPGVMIEVPAAALRAGSIAEHADFFSVGTNDLTQYTCAADRETAGLGRFQDPWQPAVLDLVAASAASAADAGRTCGVCGEAAADPLLACVLTGLGVTSLSMGAPALPLVRAALARADLAQCRAAAEAARGARGPDEARTAASERLPALADLGL comes from the coding sequence ATGCCGCAGACGCTCACGGGCGCCGGTGTCAGCCCCGGCGCCGGCTACGGCCCGGCCCGGCGGCTGGTGCGCGAGGTTCCCCGGCCCGACCCCGACGCCCGCCACGACGGCGACGCGGCCGCCGAAGCCGACCGCGCGGTAGCGGCGATGGAAGAGACCGCCCGGGACCTCGGAGAGCGCGGCGAGGCCGCCGGCGGCGAGGCCGCGGAGGTACTCAACGCCCAGGCGCTGATGGCCCGCGACCCCGCCCTCGCCGACGACGTGCGCAAGCGCGTGGACGCGGGCGCCGCGGCCGCCCGCGCGGTGTCGGAAGCGATGGCGGTCTACCGGGAGATGCTCGCGGCGGCGGGGGAGTACATGGCCGCGCGCGTCGCCGACCTCGACGACGTACGCGAACGGATCGTGGCCCGGCTGATGGGGGCGCCGGTGCCCGGCATCCCCGAGTCCGACGTCCCGTTCGTGCTGGTCGCCGAGGACCTGGCGCCGGCCGACACCGCGACGCTCGACCCCGAGCGGGTCGTCGCGTTCGTAACCCGCGAGGGCGGCCCCACCAGCCACACCGCGATCCTCGCCCGGTCCCTGGGGCTGCCGGCCGTCGTCGCCTGCCCGGGCGCCGACACCGTGACCGAGGGGACGCGGGTGCTGGTCGACGGCGCCACCGGCGACGTGTCCCTCGAACCCGAGCCGGGGACCGTCGACGCCGCCGTCGCCGCTTCGCGCGCCCGCGCCGACGCGGCGGCCCGCAGCAGCGGGCCCGGCCGGACCGCCGACGGCCACCCGGTGCCGCTGCTCGCCAACATCGGCGGCCCGCAGGACCTGCCGGCGGCGCTGGAGAACGGCGCCGAGGGGGTCGGGCTGTACCGCACCGAGTTCCTGTTCCTCGACCGCTCCGACGCGCCCGGCCACGACGAGCAGGTCGCCGCCTACCGGTCGGTGCTGGAAGCGTTCCCCGGCGGGCGGGTCGTCGTGCGCACCCTCGACGCCGGCGCGGACAAGCCGCTGGAGTTCCTCGAATCGGGCGGGCAGCAGGAACCCAACCCGGCGCTGGGGGAGCGGGGGCTGCGGATGATGCGCCGCCTGCCCGAGACCCTGGACGCCCAGCTCGCGGCGCTGGCCGAAGCCGAACGCGACACCGGCGCCTACCTGCAGGTCATGGCGCCCATGGTCACCGACGCGGCCGACGCCGAGTGGTTCGCGGCGGCAGCCGCCGCCTCCGGCGTCGCGCACCCGGGGGTGATGATCGAGGTCCCCGCAGCGGCGCTGCGGGCCGGCAGCATCGCCGAGCACGCCGACTTCTTCAGCGTCGGCACCAACGACCTCACCCAGTACACCTGCGCCGCCGACCGCGAAACCGCGGGCCTGGGGCGCTTCCAGGACCCCTGGCAGCCGGCGGTGCTGGACCTCGTTGCGGCGTCGGCCGCATCCGCCGCCGACGCGGGACGCACGTGCGGTGTCTGCGGAGAGGCGGCGGCCGATCCGCTGCTGGCCTGCGTGCTGACGGGACTCGGTGTCACGAGCCTGTCGATGGGCGCCCCGGCGCTGCCGCTGGTGCGCGCCGCGCTTGCGCGCGCCGACCTCGCCCAGTGCCGCGCCGCCGCCGAGGCGGCCCGCGGCGCCCGAGGGCCGGACGAGGCCCGCACCGCGGCCTCCGAACGCCTGCCGGCCCTGGCGGATCTGGGACTTTAG
- a CDS encoding PTS transporter subunit EIIC: MSSTSATTGGPSSTRSSSAILGVLQRIGRSLMMPIAVLPAAAILLRLGQGDMLGSNGADPGGLADAAGMGWMEPVAGVIGTAGDALFQAMPLLFAVGVAIGFAKRADGSTALAAVVGYVVFDRVTKYMFFHFDPSGQLHETVTGFDGEGSEIINWGVKNPTDVLGGIIIGLLAALLWQRYYRIKLPTWLGFFGGRRFVPIITAVASLVVAVAFGFIWPTVGGWINGLGEWIVGSGAVGAGVYGVVNRLLLPFGLHHIVNSVVWFVFGSYTDPETGNVFNGEINRYLAGDPTAGGFLSGFFPVLMFGLPAAAFAMWRAAHPSQRPAVGGIMISAALTAFVTGITEPIEFAFIFIAPVLFAVHVVLTGISMAVLNALDAHLGFGFSAGLIDMVLNAFKSNTTGLGLILLMGVVYAALYYVIFYFLITRLNLPTPGREPEEQQASVATNPDASASAGASGGSAHGADSDSGGSRGDKPQS; the protein is encoded by the coding sequence GTGAGTTCCACTTCGGCAACCACCGGAGGCCCATCCTCCACCAGATCGTCATCGGCGATCCTGGGCGTGCTGCAGCGCATCGGCCGCAGCCTGATGATGCCCATCGCCGTCCTGCCGGCGGCGGCGATCCTGCTGCGCCTGGGCCAGGGCGACATGCTCGGCAGCAACGGCGCCGACCCCGGCGGTCTCGCCGACGCCGCCGGCATGGGCTGGATGGAACCCGTGGCCGGCGTCATCGGCACCGCCGGCGACGCCCTGTTCCAGGCCATGCCCCTGCTGTTCGCGGTAGGCGTGGCCATCGGCTTCGCCAAGCGCGCCGACGGATCCACCGCGCTGGCCGCGGTCGTGGGCTATGTCGTCTTCGACCGCGTCACGAAGTACATGTTCTTCCACTTCGACCCCAGCGGCCAGTTGCACGAGACCGTGACCGGATTCGACGGCGAAGGATCCGAGATCATCAACTGGGGGGTGAAGAACCCGACGGACGTCCTCGGCGGCATCATCATCGGGCTCCTGGCCGCCCTGCTGTGGCAGCGCTACTACCGCATCAAGCTGCCCACGTGGCTGGGCTTCTTCGGCGGCCGGCGCTTCGTCCCGATCATCACCGCCGTAGCCTCCCTGGTGGTGGCCGTGGCCTTCGGGTTCATCTGGCCCACCGTCGGCGGCTGGATCAACGGCCTGGGCGAGTGGATCGTGGGCTCGGGCGCCGTCGGCGCCGGCGTCTACGGCGTCGTCAACCGGCTGCTGCTGCCCTTCGGCCTGCACCACATCGTCAACTCCGTCGTCTGGTTCGTGTTCGGCAGCTACACCGACCCCGAGACCGGCAACGTGTTCAACGGCGAGATCAACCGCTACCTGGCCGGCGACCCCACCGCGGGCGGCTTCCTCTCCGGCTTCTTCCCCGTGCTGATGTTCGGCCTGCCCGCGGCCGCGTTCGCCATGTGGCGCGCCGCCCACCCGAGCCAGCGCCCGGCCGTCGGCGGCATCATGATCTCGGCCGCGCTGACGGCCTTCGTCACCGGCATCACCGAGCCGATCGAGTTCGCGTTCATCTTCATCGCGCCGGTCCTGTTCGCCGTGCACGTGGTGCTCACCGGCATATCGATGGCCGTCCTCAACGCCCTCGACGCCCATCTGGGCTTCGGATTCTCGGCAGGGCTCATCGACATGGTGCTGAACGCCTTCAAGTCCAACACGACCGGGCTCGGCCTGATCCTGCTCATGGGTGTCGTCTACGCCGCGCTGTACTACGTGATCTTCTACTTCCTGATCACCCGGCTGAACCTGCCCACTCCGGGCCGCGAACCCGAGGAGCAGCAGGCTTCGGTGGCCACGAACCCGGACGCCTCTGCGAGCGCAGGCGCCTCGGGCGGGTCCGCCCACGGCGCGGACTCCGACAGCGGCGGAAGCCGCGGTGACAAGCCGCAGAGCTGA
- a CDS encoding SIS domain-containing protein: protein MTTTTSFMRSEIAEQPDALRATLDTLLPLIPEIAALGRQTRQVLFIARGSSDNAAVYGSYLIQAHSGRLATLASPSIATTYGAKVDLTGVLAVAISQSGRTEEIVDTMAWAADCGARTIGITNGADSPLTRTADIAMVTRAGGEHAVPATKTYTTQLAALAVLALGLGAGLDRTELETVPDAIDRVLARPGDEVDAIVERLVGVQGAVVSGRGMAFSTALEAALKLKEACYLHAMGLSYADLLHGPIAVVDRATPALLTAANSGPTLDGTVALAERVSAAGAPVYAVGGGSALAGACDLSVPMPDLPEWLAPIALIVPAQQITERLARSLGYDPDSPRGLGKVTQT, encoded by the coding sequence ATGACAACCACCACGAGCTTCATGCGCTCGGAAATCGCCGAGCAGCCCGACGCGTTGCGCGCGACCCTGGACACGCTGCTGCCGCTGATCCCGGAGATCGCCGCTCTCGGCCGGCAGACCCGGCAGGTGCTGTTCATCGCCCGGGGCTCCTCGGACAACGCCGCCGTCTACGGCAGCTACCTCATCCAGGCCCACAGCGGTCGCCTGGCCACCCTGGCCTCGCCCTCCATCGCCACCACCTACGGCGCCAAGGTCGATCTGACCGGGGTGCTCGCCGTGGCCATCTCCCAGTCGGGCCGTACCGAGGAGATCGTCGACACCATGGCCTGGGCCGCCGACTGCGGAGCCCGCACGATCGGCATCACCAACGGCGCGGACTCGCCGCTGACCCGCACCGCCGACATCGCCATGGTCACCCGCGCCGGCGGCGAGCACGCCGTCCCGGCCACCAAGACCTACACCACCCAGCTGGCCGCCCTGGCCGTGCTCGCGCTGGGGCTGGGCGCCGGCCTGGACCGCACCGAGCTGGAGACCGTGCCCGACGCCATCGACCGGGTGCTCGCCCGCCCGGGTGACGAGGTCGACGCCATCGTCGAGCGCCTCGTCGGAGTGCAGGGCGCCGTGGTCTCCGGGCGCGGCATGGCCTTCTCCACCGCGCTGGAGGCCGCCCTCAAGCTCAAGGAGGCCTGCTACCTGCACGCGATGGGGCTGTCCTACGCCGACCTGCTGCACGGGCCCATCGCCGTGGTCGACCGCGCCACCCCGGCCCTGCTGACCGCCGCGAACTCCGGCCCGACCCTGGACGGCACGGTCGCACTGGCCGAGCGCGTCAGCGCAGCGGGCGCGCCCGTCTACGCCGTCGGCGGCGGCTCCGCGCTCGCCGGCGCCTGCGACCTGAGCGTGCCCATGCCCGACCTGCCCGAGTGGCTGGCCCCCATCGCCCTGATCGTCCCCGCCCAGCAGATCACCGAGCGGCTGGCCCGCAGCCTGGGCTACGATCCCGACTCGCCGCGCGGCCTGGGCAAGGTCACCCAGACCTAG